CAAAGTCTGGAATGCTGGAGTTGATCCTGGGTTTGtgtgctgtttgttttgggtCAGTGCTCTTgtgtttcttggtttttttggtcTCTTTTAAGGCCAGCCTGCTGTTGGGGACAGAGGAATTACGCAGCATCTCCTCAGCTCTCATCCTGATCCTGATTTCCCTGTAGAGCTCCTCCTCCTTCAGCCTCTCATTAAAATCTGGGCTATAAACACACTTGGGAACCGGTTTTGCTCTGAACACTTTGGCCGGACTTTCAGGCACGGAAATGTCTCTTAACTGCATTTTCCTGATTTCACTCCTTTGCCTCTCTCGTTCGATGAATTTGAAGGGTTTCTGGGAAGCCAAGAGCTTGAGTTTGCTCCTCTCCTTCACAGACCTCCTGCGCTCCTCGTTCCGCTGCACGATGTCGTGGTAGAGCGGGAGGAAGACGGCGGCGGGCACCGGGTTGGCACGGAATTTTTTCTGGCACTCCGCTTCTTCCTCCAGCTGCTTCTTCAGTAAGTGATTCTCCAGTTCGATCCGTGACTTGGATTTAACgttctgttctttcttctgAGCTTCTCTGATGGTCATCTGGAAAGGCTTGGGCACGGTGACTTTGGGGGACCACTCCTTGGGTTTCTTCCGGGCCTTCCTGCAGGTGGGCGAGACGGGCGGGCTGTCTGGGAGGCGGGAGATGTAGTCTTCCATGGAGAACCCATCCCACATCTTCTCAATCCGTTGCTTAGCCAACGAGGATGATCCGGCTTCACTCCCGTTTCCTTCAAACACTAATTCCACGTCAGACACGTCGGATATAGTCGAGCCCAAGGGATCACTTAAGTCGGAGTCTGAAAAGGATTTGTGCAAGTTTAGAGGCTGATACGAGCTCCTGTCCCAAGTTGGCCttgaaaaaaggggggaaaaaaagcttggTTTGAGCCAGTCCAACATTGGTGCAAAGCCAGTAAATTCACTTTAAGGAATCATTGCTAGAAACAAAAAGGACAGTGGCTGAGGAGGACGAGAAGGGAAAAGAGCAGCACTCTGGGCACGCACACCAGATCCCAGTTTTAGTGCTGATCACCAAGTCAGCACTTCCTAGGGAAAGGCCCTGTGCTTTCCTAAACAAGCTGCCCAGTCCCTGCTGCACACCCTCCTCTGAACCTCACAGACTGTTAGGGAGGTGATgagcatttttattattaaaactGACTGTTCTCTGATCACCTGCTCACAGGAGACGGTGAGACGAACACTTTCCAGCCCCACAAACACAGCCTGCTGTTTTACAGCTCCCTGCAAAGCATCTGGGAGTCCTCAGATAAAAAGTGCCCCCCAACTTACCTACAAGAGTTAAAAGAGGTGTCCTTTCTCTTGTCCAAGGGTTGTGCTCCTCTTAAATGCAGTTTGTTCCGATACATACTTTCCAATTTTTTCATGGTCTCCAGGTGGGCATTCTTCAACTCTTCCAGCTTCAAGTAATACTCTTGATTTGAATTGCATATTTTGGAGAAGTCTATCCACTTGTCACAGTCTCCTTTTAGAGGGGGGGTCTGCGCTCTGTTGGTGTTTGAATCCAAATCAAAGCCATCCtggaaaagatgtttttaaaattttctgttaaaagaaaGGGGAACAGGGTTCTCAATGTTGCTTTATTCTAATTTAGTCTAATGGATGATACAGTAACACCAAATAGAGTTAACCTGTATACAAATGTTACTGCAGAGCTCCGTGGAATAATCTTATTTCATGTTAATTTATGTCCTGGGGGTCCTATTTAAAGCCTGTAAAAATTCCCAAGTCTGTCCTGTTATCAATGTATTTATAACAGGAATTATGATCAAAAGGACttaccaaaagaaaaaacataactATTTTGTAAAGTGCAGTTTTTCCTTGATCACTATGCAGCTCTAAAAAAGCCTTTagttaaaagcaaacaaaaccccaacagaACCTTCTCTGCCTCCCATTGCCATAAGAATTCTAAAAATAAGTCATTAGAGATCTGGTGTATAAAAGTTTATTCCCATTTCCATAACTTACTGTGAGATAACAGGGATTCTGCACAGCTTATATGTCCAATACTGTTGGAACTATATATGCCAGCCTATATATgactatatatataaaatatatataactatactgccagcactggcagctgTGTGCAGGTAATAttctttaaacatttttaaagcttaCACAAGTCAGGGAAGTTACTAAAGTCAGGTTAATCTGCATTACAAAGGCTTCAttttgtcctttaaaaaaaaaaaataatcccgGGGCAATTTGTCTGTCCTGAAAATTAGAATACAACTTTTCCACACCGGAGCTATTTTAATAAGCTTTGACATTCCGACAGAAAGTCTTGTAGGTTTTCACAGCAAAAATCCCTTAACTCCGGCGTGGAAGAAACGAGTGGCCCAACCGCAACGGGAATTCCACGATCACAGAGGGAAATTCAAAGCGTTGTTAGAGAACCCCCAGTGAGGGGCATTATCCACCTCTCCCCGGATCTGTGTGTAAACCCCGCGGAGCGCTCCAAGCCTCTTCCCTGGGCTCGGGCACCGCCAGCTCCcacatctgctctgcagccGCCGGGTGCCCAAGCTCATTAAGGGATTGGCGCTGCAGCGGGGCCGTCcatctgccaggcctctcctgcctctcctgcacCTCGTGCCCCGTTCCAAGCCGGGAGGTGCCGACCCGGCTCGGGCTCCCGGTGCCGGGAGGtccctccccggggcagggcgggTCCGGGCGAGCCCGTCCCGCCGTGCCAGGGATGCCCGAAGCGCCCCGCGGTACCTGGGCGGAGGGTGCGGGCGGCGGCCCCCGCTCGTAGAGCGCGGCGGGCGCTCTGGTGCGCGGGTCCAGCGGGGTGCGCAGGCAGGACGCGGCCAGACGGGCCGCCCGGTGCGCCTCCTCCAtcccggggccgggcgggaaGCACGGAGGGAAGCGGGGAcggaggaagggagggaaggaaggagggagggagggaggtgggtCCCGCTCCGCCCCCGCGCGTTATAACCGCCCTGCCCCgagcccgccccgctcccgcagGGACCGGCACCGCAGCGTCCTCTGCGCCCGCGGGGAGCGCGCCAGTGAAGTCCGGGGCTGCAGCCTGACTCCATCCCCTCTCCGCATCTGCTGCGATCCTGATTTTTAGGCAGCTTTTTGGCAGGATTTTAGTCGgaacctgcagctccctcctcgACAAGATCGCGGTTTTTACGCCCTCAAGTCGCTAAAGAAGCTTTTTCCATCTTGAAGTTTGTGCTTCAGGTAAGCAGTAACAGAATACAGCTAAAGCAGGATAAGCAGGAATGTTCTTCTGCAGGAATATTCTATCCTAAACTAGGATAAGCAGGAATATTGTCCTGCAGGAATAATCTATCCTAAAGCAGGAATATTCTTCTGCAGGAATATTCTGCCCTGGGAATAGTCTATCCCAAATCAGTATAAGCAGGAATATTCTTCTGCAGGAACATTCTGCCCTAGGAATAGTCTATCCTAAACCAGGCTATGCAGGAATGTTCTGCCCCTGCAGAGGCACATTAATGATTGATGGACCTAGTTGTTGTAGtggaataaaatactttttatgtAAAGAAAGAACATACTTTTTATGTAAAGAAATATGAGAAGATGAAATCACACCCAATTGTTGTTGTAGGTCTTGTGGAGAATTGGAAGTTTGTGACAGTGGGGAATGAAAGCTTTAATCAAAGTGAGTAAGTACCTAAACTAAGAGATCACTGCTGGATGTAACCCCTGTGGGGTAAGGCATCGTTTGCAATTTTAATCAGCCAATAAATAATTCATGCAGAGCATTAATACCTAAATCAACTGtctaatttatgtatttttattttaattattctctGTGTTCTACTTGGCAAGTCACAGGGAAGCATTTCAGCAACAGCAGGTCAACAACACAGTGGAAATTTCCTCAAAGGCTCCAGCTCCAATCAGTCCTGAACAGAAGTGTGAGTGAGGCTCATGGAAGGAATAAACATAAAGAGGAATTGGGTTCTTTCAATACAGCAGTAATGGAGATGAAAGGGTTAATTCAAAATGTCAGGCTAAGAATTAGAAGTTGTAGAAGTGTAACTTGCATTATTACAGACAATACTTTTTGACTTCTCAGTCACAATTAATTTGGGGGGTAGGTGGAGGAAACCATGTGTAAAAAGAGCACCCTTTGTAATACTCTGGCTCGTGAGATGGCATCAGGAGTCACTGCCAACTTCAGGAGACAGAACAGAGCAGGGAATGTgacagtgctccccagtgctgtCACTGCACagatcctcctcctctccagcctggcACCATCAAGGGCAGTGACACCACTCCCTCAGGGAAAGCTTTTGGAGAAGCAGCTCTAACTCAGCATGTTACTGGAGTGCACTTCAGGGCTGTTCTTAGAACACATCATAGGGGCCAATTAGTTGCTGTTAAACTTTTCAGAGGTGATTGGgagcacagaaaagcaaatataaaacAGTGTTTGTTTTATAGTTCTGCTAGAAATAAGGTAAAGACTTGGTGGGCTACTGTGTGTTTATTGATAAAcagcatttccttttcaaaaacaaacagttTTTAAGTTAACCTGATCAAAGTACACAAGTCTCAGTGGAGTTTAAGACAATTCACACAGGCGCTTTTGGTGAGGAAACCGTATTCCAGGTTCCAGGGCAGGAGCCCTCGGGCACGGTCCCTCCTCTGCTCAGCTCAGCCTCGAGTGTTCACCTGCAAAGAGTTCACACAGTCAGGCATAAGAAATCACAGGATACATCACAATTACTTATTTGCTTAAAGATCTTGGGGGTTGGTGGCTCTAATTCCTTGCTTTAAGGTGCAGTATGTATAAAGCGGTTTTGTCCCAACTGCTGTTACTAAAAGGCCAAATGGTCTTAAGTAGCACATAAACAGAGAATGCTACACAGTAATTGTATTTTGAAGCACAGCAAGTTAATGCCCTGAACTATCCTGGTGCTTGTGAAGGAAAGATGAACCAAAACACGATGCCAACACTACTCACCACATCATCGATCTTGAGAATGCTGCGCACGGTCTCTGTCGCCAGAGTCAGCGcgctcagggacaccagcagagGCTGCACAaccagctcctccaggatgTTGGAAATGCCACCCTGTGGGAACAAGGAGCCTTTAGTTTGTGCAAGTCAGACTACACTTAGATTTAGCACAGGTTTTTTTAGTAGAATCCTGAGGACAGTCAATTCCTAGACTATCACAGGGCTTGTCCTCCTCTATTTTCAACAGGAGTGTTACAGAACACATCTCTCCCCAAACACTTGACATACCCTGTCAAAATTAGCCAAGAGAAAAGCTCAACAGTGACAACTGAAAAGAAGCGGGGCTGTGGTGCTACTCCTAACACATGAGCACCTTCCACTGCAGATCATACTGATGGATGAGTCTAAATGGATCTACTGTTGTAGCTGAAATGCTTTTGTAGAGACACAGGATCCTTCTTGTCCTGTGGGTAAGGTTTATATAATATCTCCTGTTACCAATGCTCAGGGTGAGCTGTTGAGGGAAACTGTAGTTTCCCTCGATGCTAATTTTAGGGAGAGTGTTATGAGACAAGAACTTGCCCTCTCACTAGTCCAGCCCTAAGGCGAAGCACTTTCCAGGTGTCATAACTCCTTCTTACCTTCCTGACGTTAATGCcagctgttttctctccttGGGCATGTCTGTTCCTCAGCTCTGTCACTGTGGAAATAGGGTTGAGCCCTGCATTCTCAGCCAGGGTGGAGGGGATCACCTCCAGGGCATCCCCGTAGGCACGGACGCAGTAGGAGTCCATGCCCTTCAGGGTCCGGGCGTACTCGTTGAGCCGCAGCGCCAGCTCGATCTCCGGGGCTCCTCCTCCTGCAATCAGAGCTCTGGGGGCAGAAAGGAACACCAAACCTCATCACAGTCAGGCTTTGTGTGTTACTAACTCACCCCATGAACCAAATGGTGTCGTTACCTTTTCTTAACTAAGCATCTTATGACACACAGGGCGTCGTGAATGGAGCGCTCGGCTTCCTCCAGGACGAGTTTGTTGGATCCACGGACCACGATGCTCACAGTTTTTCCAGGGTTTGTGCAGCCTGTAATCTAAAACATAAAACCAAATACTAAGACTGGGGGGAGAAAAGGTTCTGGGCAAAAAGACACTTCCATCGGTGTTTTCAAGTTCTGTAACAGCACTGCCCAAGCTGGTGCTACTCAGAGCTTAGAAGCAGGTAGTTAAATGTAATAAATTCAGTAATAAAAGCCATTAAAGTCATCAATTGTTATTAAAATAGCTGGCAGATGTTAAGCTGGATTAACATTCTGTCCCTCACTCACCTTTATTAGTTTCCCAGAACCGTTCAGGTTGAcctcctctgccagctcagcagagcccagcaTGTCAGGGGTGAACTGGTCAATGTGAGCCACAGGCTTAGTTCCAATTGTCTGAAAaaataatggggaaaaaaaattaatccagaGGCTGACTGCAGAGTCAGCAAGTACCCTGCATGTTGTTCTTCTGCTTATTACAGTAAAACAGTGTCAGGGCTGTGGCTTTTACATCCGTCCTGAACCCTTCTAAAAGTGTGGCTGCTCAACAGAATGGGAATGGTTTTTAGGGAAATGGATGTTTTTGCATTATAGTCAAAACATGAAGCTTGAGAAAGTGTCATAATAAACTGGCCCTGGCTGGGCAGTTAGTTTTGGGATAGATTTTAAACACTGCTACTGATTTATATAACCCACTTTACCTTGCATATAAACTCAATGTCTTCTCTTTCAATGTCTTTGACCACCATGATCTTAACTTTGTTCAGAAAATGGAGGGCCAGGTCACTGAGAGCATCCCTGAAAACGAGAGGGAAGGAATCAGGCCACAGTGCTCAAATTCCTTCAGAGTACAAAGTAAGGATGTCATGAAACTCAAAACAGAGACAGTGAGAGTGCTTTCTAAAGGTACAGTCACTGTTACTCTGCCAAGTGTGACTGTTACTATTTGGCTTAatttttccaggtttttcaAACAATTTGAAGTGTTCCctgaaacacagagagaaagcCACCAATTTGGTATTAACATACCTAAGAATAGACTTCTGAATTAGCAGGACATTGCACCCAGCCTTCTTTATCTGCTTCACCAAATTCAGAATATAGGCTCTCTCTTCACGCAGGACTCTGTCCATTTGAGCATAATCAGAAACAACTATCTGGTTGTCCATCTATTtaagaatagaaaataaaagagaaaagcaaccATGAGCACCTGCTGACTTAAAAGGCAAGTGTCCAAACATTCCATGTTCTTTAATTTAGCACCCTATGATTCAAAGCCAACAAGCACAACAGTAAAATACATCTCATTAGAAATGGTTCAGTATTTCTtataattttaaacaattttggTTTTTCATACCAACTGTAAGTTTTTTTAAGACCCAGCAGACCTTCCCTCCAGctgtggcacagagctgacATCACAGCATCTTAAAAAACCACGTGTCACCATTACATCTGCATCTCCCAAGTAAGTCCCAGAGCACAAGGTTTCTCTGTAGTCCCAGTCTGACTTACATCTGTCTTTGGAGCTGACAAGCAGAACTGGATGAGGCCAATTTTGGCTTTTTCCACTCTGGTCACGCCGGTATTTGCCACTTTCTGAGTCAGGACCAGTCCTTCAACCAGTTCACAATCATCAATTGTGCCTCTGGAAACAAACACAAGCCATGACTGAAGCTCTGGGAAGCTGATTTCACAGGGATAAAATTTATCCTATTACAAGTTGTTTCTTACCCCAACTTCTTAACAATTTTGATATCTCTGAGGTCCACGCTGTTGGCTGTAGTTGGGTCAATCACCTTCATCACGGCGTCCACACTCATTGGAGAAAGCAAACTGGAATACTGACACACAACCTAAGGGATTTGATAATGAAGAGAGATTTAACACTGAGAAACAGCAATTTCCAAACAATGCACTTCAGTGTTTGACTTTGGAATTTTGAATCAAAGcttgttttccct
This DNA window, taken from Pseudopipra pipra isolate bDixPip1 chromosome 3, bDixPip1.hap1, whole genome shotgun sequence, encodes the following:
- the FAM161A gene encoding protein FAM161A produces the protein MEEAHRAARLAASCLRTPLDPRTRAPAALYERGPPPAPSAQDGFDLDSNTNRAQTPPLKGDCDKWIDFSKICNSNQEYYLKLEELKNAHLETMKKLESMYRNKLHLRGAQPLDKRKDTSFNSCRPTWDRSSYQPLNLHKSFSDSDLSDPLGSTISDVSDVELVFEGNGSEAGSSSLAKQRIEKMWDGFSMEDYISRLPDSPPVSPTCRKARKKPKEWSPKVTVPKPFQMTIREAQKKEQNVKSKSRIELENHLLKKQLEEEAECQKKFRANPVPAAVFLPLYHDIVQRNEERRRSVKERSKLKLLASQKPFKFIERERQRSEIRKMQLRDISVPESPAKVFRAKPVPKCVYSPDFNERLKEEELYREIRIRMRAEEMLRNSSVPNSRLALKETKKTKKHKSTDPKQTAHKPRINSSIPDFERLYERFQKRLRQQRQVKDLTVCEPFNLLTSYIPSNKGKILKDIEEDEEKLKETRWPFASPRRKPQMRHSSENSQLLGAGKSKSPKNTESTRRRLQALRKDEKRRRQEYLQELQEMEERVKQRPLLFERVTQKNARIAAEKHYSKRLRALGINPEFVAKKGQTTIVLQCSTAEDFISTDARERVIEIKVRERGFLEGSAEDSPHSEQSWEEEEEEEEKGKGVKTSTPDEQCSELEDEEEPRASPDAPEPESSPPSVRNSEEEEEEAKAGLSPGHSQEEEEEEAKADQSLGHSQEEEEQEEDHSSPSSGSERSQEQEEEGQSDPEAEGAFQYEDEEYESDDSEDKASDEEAN
- the CCT4 gene encoding T-complex protein 1 subunit delta gives rise to the protein MPESAPGRAPAGAANRAKGAYQDRDKPAQIRFSNIAAGKAVADAIRTSLGPKGMDKMIQDAKGDVTITNDGATILKQMQVLHPAAKMLVELSKAQDIEAGDGTTSVVVIAGALLDACSRLLQKGIHPTIISESFQKALDKGIEVLTNMAQPVELSDRETLLNSATTSLNSKVVCQYSSLLSPMSVDAVMKVIDPTTANSVDLRDIKIVKKLGGTIDDCELVEGLVLTQKVANTGVTRVEKAKIGLIQFCLSAPKTDMDNQIVVSDYAQMDRVLREERAYILNLVKQIKKAGCNVLLIQKSILRDALSDLALHFLNKVKIMVVKDIEREDIEFICKTIGTKPVAHIDQFTPDMLGSAELAEEVNLNGSGKLIKITGCTNPGKTVSIVVRGSNKLVLEEAERSIHDALCVIRCLVKKRALIAGGGAPEIELALRLNEYARTLKGMDSYCVRAYGDALEVIPSTLAENAGLNPISTVTELRNRHAQGEKTAGINVRKGGISNILEELVVQPLLVSLSALTLATETVRSILKIDDVVNTRG